One window from the genome of Streptococcus halotolerans encodes:
- the xseA gene encoding exodeoxyribonuclease VII large subunit, whose protein sequence is MSDYLTVSHLTKYLKLKFDRDPYLERVYLTGQVSNFRRRPNHQYFSLKDEHAVIQVTMWASQFKKLGFDLEEGMKINVIGRVQLYEPSGSYSLIIEKAEPDGIGALALQFEQLKKKLTAAGYFDDKHKQALPQFPKKIGVVTSPSGAVIRDIITTISRRFPGVDILLFPTKVQGDGAAQEVAANIAKANQREDLDLLIIGRGGGSIEDLWAFNEEMVVEAIFESRLPIISSVGHETDTTLADFVADRRAATPTAAAELATPISKADILAWIGERQQRAYQASLRQLKWQEDRLNQLRQSVIFRQPERLYDGISQKLDHLTSRLTQLMANNLNHAQQQERLLKQRFLTTGLSEKMNRYDERLAILNRLLMSNMTSVYDSKVNRFEKAQETLLSLDTTRIVARGYAIVQKDQKAITSINDVKKGDHLSIQMKDGQIEVEVANAKQEKNI, encoded by the coding sequence ATGTCGGATTATCTAACGGTTAGTCATTTAACCAAGTACCTTAAACTGAAATTTGATCGTGATCCGTATTTGGAGCGGGTTTATTTGACTGGACAGGTCTCTAACTTTCGACGTCGTCCCAATCACCAGTATTTTTCGCTTAAAGATGAGCACGCAGTTATACAAGTTACCATGTGGGCAAGCCAATTCAAAAAGTTAGGATTTGACCTTGAAGAAGGCATGAAAATTAATGTTATTGGTCGCGTTCAACTCTATGAGCCTAGCGGTTCTTATTCCCTTATCATTGAAAAAGCGGAGCCAGATGGTATCGGTGCCTTGGCCCTTCAGTTTGAGCAACTTAAAAAGAAACTGACGGCAGCAGGTTATTTTGATGATAAACACAAGCAAGCCCTACCTCAATTTCCTAAAAAGATTGGGGTTGTGACTAGTCCAAGTGGTGCCGTTATTCGAGATATTATCACAACCATCTCACGGCGTTTCCCTGGAGTTGATATTCTGCTATTTCCGACCAAGGTTCAAGGAGATGGTGCGGCTCAGGAAGTGGCAGCTAACATCGCTAAGGCCAATCAGAGAGAGGATTTGGATCTCTTGATTATTGGGCGTGGTGGTGGTTCAATTGAAGACTTGTGGGCTTTTAATGAAGAAATGGTTGTAGAAGCTATTTTTGAATCGCGGTTACCGATTATTTCAAGTGTCGGACATGAGACGGATACCACTTTGGCTGATTTTGTGGCAGATAGACGGGCCGCTACTCCGACAGCAGCAGCTGAATTGGCCACGCCAATTAGTAAAGCAGATATTTTAGCTTGGATTGGTGAACGTCAGCAACGGGCCTATCAGGCTAGTCTTAGACAGTTGAAATGGCAAGAAGACCGTTTGAATCAACTACGGCAGTCCGTTATTTTTAGACAACCTGAACGTCTTTATGATGGGATTTCGCAAAAATTAGACCATTTGACCAGCCGTTTGACACAGTTAATGGCTAATAATCTCAATCATGCCCAGCAACAAGAGCGACTGTTAAAACAACGCTTCTTGACAACAGGATTGTCTGAAAAAATGAATCGATATGATGAACGTCTAGCCATTTTAAATCGGCTTCTCATGTCAAACATGACGAGTGTCTATGACAGCAAAGTTAATCGATTTGAAAAGGCCCAAGAAACGCTCTTATCGCTAGATACGACTAGGATTGTCGCGCGTGGCTATGCCATTGTCCAAAAAGACCAAAAAGCCATCACGAGTATTAATGACGTCAAAAAAGGAGACCATCTCTCTATTCAAATGAAAGATGGTCAGATAGAAGTAGAGGTAGCAAATGCCAAGCAAGAAAAAAACATTTGA